The sequence CGGCAGCTCCTCCTGCGTCGTGATGGTGGGCTTGCCCGCCGCGGCGTATTCGCGCAGTATGCGGTAAACCTCGCCGCGGGAGGCGGAGTCCAGCATGGGAATCTCCTCTGCCATCAGCCGCGTCATGAAATCGTTGAGCGGGAGTTCGGTTTGTTGCGCGGCGATGAACGTCCCGTGCCGCTTGTCGTTGTCGGTGCGTTCGTCCTGGGCCGCCTGCTGGGCCGGGGTCATGTGCTCGTGCTCGCCGGAATACATGGTGGAAAGCCTATGTGGCGGAGAAAAATCGCGTTAATCGCTACCCTGGGCGCCATGTCTGACCTCGCCAATGTGACGGACCTCGATGCCGCGCGGTCGGGCGATCGCGTTGACGAGACGATGACGCTGTCCCGCATGCCGCTGACCGTCCTGGTGCAGGTGTCCAACGTGCGTGCCGATGGCGAAGTGCACCGCCACGTCGGCGTCAACGACGCGATGACCTTTGAGGAGTTGCACCGGGTCATCCAGGTGTGCTTCGACCTACGCGAAAAGGATGTGCCGTGGCACTTCTTCGAGGTCGAAGACGGGGCTCGCAGCGAGCGCATTGATCCGCAGCGCCAGGTCTCTGAAATTCTGTGGGACGAAGGCTCCGCCGTCGAGTTCCTCTGGGGCCTGTGGGAGTTCTCGGTCACCGTCACCGAAATCTATCCGCGCGATGGCGGATCGCCACAGGCACTGTGCATTGGCGGGTCGAGCGCGTTCCCCGGCTCCGAGTTCGATCTGACCACCATCAACTCCGAGCTAACCGGCCAGGACGCCATCGACGAGGCGCTCAAACTGGCCAAGGATCCGGTCTACTCCGTCATCGAGCGCTCCATGCTTTTCGATTTCGTCCCGCTCGTCCAGGCGCTCGATCTGGCCCGCGAGGTGGAGTTGGACGCGAAGGAGAAACGGGTCATCGCCACGCTCCCGCTCGAGGGAAATGACAAGGAACGCGACGCCTTCTGGAGCACCGTCCTCGCGCTGACCTGTCTGAGCGGCAAAGAGCTCACCGAGGAGATCATGGAAACGACCATGAACGCGCTGGGGTGGCGGCAGGAAAGTGGTGAGCCGTATTCCGCCGAGCAGATTCGCGCGCTGTGCGCCGCCTCGCTGGAGGAGCTCAGCAAGATCGGCGGGGTGGGCAAAAACGCGCGTCCGCCGCTGTACCGGCTGGAGATCTTCCGCGAAATACTGGGACGCCACGAACCGTGACTGCTAAATCCGTGAGGTAGGCTAACGCGACGTGGCAAAAAGCGAAGCAACTCTGAAAAAGCAGCTCGGCCGGTTCGTCGCCGTCGGGGTGTTCACTGCGCTTATCGATGCCGGCCTAACCTTCTTCCTCACCTACCTCGGCCTGCACCGCTCGGCGGCGAAGGCGATCGGGTGGGTCTTCGGCACGCTCGCTGCCTACCTGCTCAACGCGCGGTGGACGTTCGACTCCAAGGTCAGCGGCAAAACCGCCGCCGCCGTCGGTGCGCTGTACGCCTCCACGTTCGCGGTGCAGAACTTCCTGTACTGGGCCACCAACCAGCCGCTCATCAACCTCGGCTTCGAGGGGCTAACCAAGGACATCATCTCCTTCGTCATCGCCCAAGGCGTGGCCACCATCACCAACTTCGCTATCCAGCGCGCGCTGATTTTCAAAGACCGGTAAGGGGAAGGCGCGAGCATGGCAGAGACGGCGAAGGAAAAGACCACGAAGGATAAAGCCGCGAGTTTCAGCAAGTCGAACTCGCTGAAGGCGCAATCCACCAAGTTCCTCATCACCGGCGGCATCGCCGCGGTGATCGACCTGGCGCTCACGTGGGTGTTCCAGATCGCGCTGGGGATGTTCGGCGACGTCGGATCCCGCACCATCGGTTTCGCGGTGGGCACGTTCACCGCGTACCTGCTCAACCGGCGGTGGACCTTCAACGCACAGCCGTCGCTGGCGCGCTTCGCCGCCGTGGCCACGACCTACGGGCTGACCTACCTGGTCAACATCCTGATGTACCGCTGGGGCTACCACTTCCTCGACGGCAGCCTGGGCTGGGACAAAAACATCGCCCTGGCGGTCGCCTTCCTCGTCGCGCAGGGCGCGGCGACCGCCATCAACTTCCTGGTGCAGCGCTGGATCATTTTCCGGAAGAAGCGCCCGCGCTACGTTCAGAACACCGACCCTAGCTAGCCCCGCTCGCTCGGGGTGAGCGTCTGCGTGTACAGCTCGGTGCCCTTCGTGTTCATCAGGCGGACGGTCATCTCTTTTGTTGCGCCGTCGATGTCGACCTCCCCGAAGTGCTGGTACTCGTCGAATGGGCAGGAGTTCGCGTTGTCCTTGCCCGGCGCGTGCACGTAGACCACCTCGGGTCCGAAGGTGTCGTCCATGTCGTTGGGGCCGAACGCCCCGGCGTTGAGCGGGCCGGAGACGAATTCCCAGAACGGCGAGAAGTCCTGGAAGGACGCGCGGTCAGGTGAGTAGTGATGCGCGGCGGTGTAGTGCACGTCCGCGGTAAGCCACACGACGTTGGGCACGTCCTTGATGCCGCGCAGGACTTCGGCGATCTCGGTCTCGCGGGCGCCGGGGGCGCCGGGCTGGCCGTTGGCCGGGCCCTCCTTGTCGTCGCCGTCCGGCACTACGATGCCGAGCGGCAGGTCGTTGGCGATGATTTTCCAGGTGGCGGTGGAGTTATTCACGGCATCGATAAGCCACTGCTTCTGCTCCGCGCCGAGGATCTGCGAGCCGTTGTCGCCCATGTCGGAGGCGGTGCGGTTGTCGGACTTGTAGGTGCGCATGTCCAGCACGAAGATTTCCAGCAGCGGGCCGTAGGGGAGGCGGCGGTACACCCGGCCGTCTACCGCGAGTTTTTCGTCCAACGGCTGCCACTCGTGGAACGCCTGGTAACCGCGGGCGGCGAGGGTGTCCACGTCCTTTTCGGTGTACTCGTCGAGGTCCAGGATCTCGCCCGGGTACCAGTTGTTCACGGTCTCGTGGTCGTCCCACTGGATGATCTGGGCGACCTCGGAGTTGAAGCGGCGGTAGTTCTCGTCCAGCAGGTTGTACTGGTACTGGCCGCGGTACTCGTCGAGGGTTTCTGCCACCTTGTCCTTGGCGGGGTGGGTGAGGTTGTGCCACACGCGGCCATCGTCAAGCGTCACGCTCTCCTCGACGGGGCCGTCGGCGTAGCAGGTGTCGCCGGAGTGGATGAAGAGGTCTGGCTGGCGGTCGGCCATGGTGGACCAGCCGGTCATGCCGCCGATGTCCGGGTTGATGCCCCAGCCCTGGCCCACGACATCGCCCGACCAGTGCAGGCGGATGTCGCTGGCTTGGTTGGGCACGGTCTTGAAGGTGCCTACGACCGGCTCGGAGGCAAGGCCCGTATCGATGTCCTCGAGGTGAACCCGGTAGTGAACCTGCTGGCCCGGCTCCATGCCCACCAGGCGCAGGCGGCCGGTGCCGTCGGTGTCCGGGGTCAGCGGGTTCGGGCTCTTGAAGGTGCGGGAGCCGGCGAAGTCGGGATTGGTGGCGGCCTCCACGATCATGTGGGCGGGGCGGTCGGCGCGGGTCCACACCAGGGCGCCATCGGTGGAGACGTCGCCGGTGGCCACGCCGTGGGTGATCTGGGGCCGGGCGGGGAGGAGACCGCCGAAGAGGTTGGAGGAGGTGGAGGACAGGTTGGCGGATTGGACGGACTGGGCGCGGGCGACGCTGGGCACAACGAGGCTGCTGGCGCCCAGAACGCCGGCGGATTTGAGCAGGGAGCGGCGGGATATACACATAGCCGTCAACGTAGTCCCGCTGCATTACGGCACGAAGACGCGGAGTTTAATCCCGGGGAAATTCCCGTTGACTGCGGTTGGAACGGACTATCCGCGAGCCGAAGGTCACGAGTAGGAAAGCCATCAGACACGCGAAAAGATAAAGAATGGACGGTTAATATCCGCCCAAGCAAGGATTCCCGATACCACGCCAGTCATAGCTGCGAGAGCAACAACGACCGAGTCAGAGAGCCGGCTTGATTTGCGCATTAGCAAGCACCCGCAGCTGCAGCGGCACCACTACCAATTGCGCTTGCTGTGCCATACCCGACTGCTCCGGCCACCGTCCCGGCTCCTGGAATAATCGATCCTTCTGCGCCGCCGGCAAGGGCGCCACCTACGCCACCGGCGATTGCTCCTCCGGCTGTCCCCAGTACGCATCGTACCGCGCCGCGATCCTCGTAGAGATTCTCTTCATTTGAGCCTAGGGAGTGCTGCTGGATGTGGACGGTCTTTCCGTCAGCGGAGGGTTTGTAGGTAAACCCAACCACTTCTTCGCCATTCCAAAATTGCCGTGGGAGCGTTTCCAGCACCTCTCCGTCTGCAGATTCGATATTTACCTCGTCATCGTCTAGGGACAGACGAGCATTCGTCAGGTTTAGAACTCCGTCAGAGTCGCTATTTTTTTCGAAGCGAAACTGGGCGTCGCTGTCCTGGGAAGATGGCTCGACTTCGGTCGTCTTAGATGCATCAGATGGCTCTGCTAGCGCAGCAGGGGCCGCAAGCAGAACGGATCCAGCCGAAAGTGCGCAAACGGCTTTTCGAATGTGCATCTTATCTCCTTTCGGAACGATTAACAGGGCGTCGAAACAATAAAGTCGAACGGGGGGATGTCAATGTCCGGGGTCCTTACGGCCGCCGGAAGTCCTCGCGCCGGCCACGGCGGTGCAGCTTGAGCCAGTTGAAAAAGCCCTTCGGGTCGCGGCGCTGGACTAGGAAGAACCAGCCGAAGCGGGCATATTCCTGGGGGAGTAGTTTGCGCATGCCGCGCTGGCCCAGCAGGTACCCGCGGTTGCGGTAGGTGAAAAAGCGTTTGAACTCCCCGTCGGGAAACTGGGTGTGCATCTTGCCGCCGAGGATCGGCTTGAACTCGTCCGAGCCATCCGGGTGGAGGTAGGAGCAGGTGAGCGCGGTGCCGAAGGGCAGGCCGGAATTGGCCAGCCGGCGGTGGTACTCCACCTCGTCACCACGGATGAACAGGCGGTAGTCGGGCACGCCGATGATTTCCATCGCACGCGCGGAGATGAGCGCGCCGTTAAACAGGGAGGCGATGCCGGGCAGGAAATCGCCCTCCAGATCACTCAAGTGCCTGTGCCAGGTCAGTCCCTGGCGCAGCGGGAAGGCGAGACGGCCCGGGTCGTCGATGTTGCACACGGCCGGCGAGACCTCCGCGAGCTGGTGCTTTTCGGCCACGCGGTAGAGCTCTTCCAACACGCCGTGATCGGCGGGGCAGCCGTCGTCGTCGGCGCACCAGATGGCGTCCGCACCCTTCGCCAGCGCGGTGAGGAAGCCGAGGGCGAATCCGCCTGCGCCGCCCAGGTTGGTTTGGGACGGGACGTAGACGGCGCGGTCGCCGGCGTAGTCTGCGACCATGTCGCGCACTACGCTCTCCGCGCCGTTATCCACCACGATCACCCAGTCCACCGGGTGGGTCTGGTGGACCACCTGGTGAAGCGAGCGTTGGAGGAGGTCGGCGCGCTTGTGCGTGACGATGACCGCCGCGGTCTTGCCGGATGCGCGAAGGAAATCCATGGCTCCCATTGTGCTATCCCGCGTTGTCTTCCTGTTCGAAGCGGCGGCGCAAGTCGCGGACGTACTCGCCGACCTCTTCGCCCTCGTAGGCGGTGACGACGTCGGCGACCTCGCCGGCTTTTGCGATTTTCCCATGGTCGATCCACAGCGCCGTGTCGCACAGCTGCGCCAGAAAGTCGTTGGAGTGTGACGCAAAGACCAGTATGCCGGAGCGCTTGACCAGCTCCTGCAGGCGCTTTCTGGCCTTGGCCATGAAGGCGGCGTCGACGGCGCCGATGCCTTCATCGAGAAGCAGGATCTCCGGCTCGATGGAGGTGACCACGCCGAGCGCCAGGCGCACGCGCATGCCGGTTGAGTAGGTGCGCAGCGGCATGCCCAGGTAGTCGCCCAGCTCGGAGAACTCCGCGATGTCGTCCATCTTCGACTTCATCTGCTTGATGGTCTGGCCGAGGAACAGCCCGCGGATGATGATGTTGTCGTAGCCGGAGACCTCCGGGTCCATGCCCACGCCCAGGTCGAAGACGGGCGCGACGCGGCCGCGGATATCCGCCGAGCCGCGGGTGGGCTCGTAGATGTTGGACAAAAGGCGCAGCAGGGTGGACTTGCCGGCGCCGTTGTGGCCGACCAGGCCGACGCGGTCGCCTTCGCGGAGGTGGAGGTTGATGTCTTTGAGCGCCTCCACCACGACGGTGTTGTCCGCGTTCTTGCCGATGGCGCCGCCCGCCGTCGACAGCATTGCCTTCTTCAGCGAGCGCGACTTCGCGTCGAAGATGGGGAAGTCGACGCACGCGTTGTAGGTATCGATGGAAACCATGGAATTACTCCTCGTGTCGACTTTCTAGACCCAGTAGCTCACGCGGAAGCGCCACCGCTTCATCACCAGCAGGGCGATGAACAGGCCGACGAGCGTGCAGGCAATGACGATGAGCCAGTGGTAGGCGGCGACGGGCTCGCCGATCATGGGCGAGCGCACCACCTCCAGGTAGTGGTACAGCGGGTTGAGTTCCGCGATGCGGGCGCGCTGGGAGACCGCTCCGCCCTGTTCGTGCAGCGTGTCTGTCATCCATACGATCGGGGTGACGTAGAACAGCAGCTGCACCAGGGCCTCGAGCAGTGGGGCGACGTCGCGGAAGCGCGTGGCGATGATGCCGAAGAACATAGCCACCCACACGCCGTTGACCAGCAACAGGAACAGGCCCGGGATGAAGAGGAAGAACTCCCAGCCCAGCGCGCGCGGAAAGATGATGATGAGCGCGAGCCAGATGACCAGGTTGTGGGCCAAGAAGAGGGTCTGGCGCCACACCAGGCGGTAGACGTGCACCGACAGGGGCGCGGGGAGTTGTTTAATCAGCCCCTCGTTGTCGATGAAGATGGTCGAGCCCTCTTTGATGGCGCCCGAGATAAAGTTCCACATAATAAGGCCCACGGTGACGTGGGGCAGGAACTTCGCCACGGGGATTTGGAAAAGCATCGAGTAGAGCAGGCCCAAGGCCGCGGCCATGACGCCGGTGGCGATGGTGATCCACAGCGGGCCCAGCACGGAGCGCCGGTAGCGCTGCTTGATGTCCTGCAGGCCCAGCATGAACCACAGTTCGCGCTGCTTGGCGCCCTGGACGAGGTCGCCCAGGGCAGCAGAAAACGACATAGAGCGCGACGCGGGGGCGTGATCCGCCTCCGGGACGTGAGTCATGCGCTCAACGTTTGCTTGCAGATTTTCTTTCTCTGACACGGTGCTTACCCTAGCGCGGGAGATTTCTTGCCCGCTGGGCGGTGCCGTATAAAGTGAGAGTTCGAAGTGACGGCCAAGGGGAGGACAGGCAATGCCAGCACGGTATGACGCGGCCCGCGTGCGCGGCCTCTATACCGGCTTATCCGACGGATGGACCTACCTGAACGCGCACGACACGCCGCAGTTGGCGGAGCGTGTCGCGGCAGGTGTCGCCCGGTCATTCCGCATGTCCACCGCCGTCGCGAGCTTCGACGTCCCCACCGGTACGCATTCCGCGCGCCCGGAGGCCGGCCGCCTCGAGGGCCACAACTTGGTCGACAGCGCGCGCATCGCCGTGGCCGATCTCGTCGGCGCAAGTGCGGATCGCGTCGTGCTCGGCCCGAGCCTGCCCGCGCTGTACCAGGCGCTCGCCCAGGTCATCTCGCCGCTGTTGCGGTCCAATTCCTCGGTGGTGCTGTCCCGGCTGGATCCGCCGGTGCTCGCCCGCGCGTTCCGCGGCATCGACGCGGAGGTGCGGTGGGCCGAGCCGGACCTGGGGACCGGGGAGCTGCCGGCGTACCAGTTCGCGGAGCTTGTCGATGGCTCCACCCGCCTCGTCTCCCTCTCCGCCTCGCACGAGCTGCTCGGCACCGTCGCGCCGGCGGAGGAGATCTTCGACATCGTGCACGAGAAGTCCCGTGCGTGGACGCTTCTCGATGTCTCCAGCCTCGCGCCCTACCGTCCCATCGACGCCGACGAGCTCGACGCGGATATCCTGGGCATCGATCTCGCCGAGCTGGGCGGACCGCAGGTCGCCGCGCTCATCTTCCGCGATACCAAGATGTTCCGCCGCATCGACGCGTTAAGCCCGGAGCGCGAAAACAGCGGGGCGGGCCAGCTAGAAACCCCAGTCTCCGCCGGGCTGGCCGGCGGCGTGGGCCCGCTGGCCGACCACCTCGCGGACCTGGTCGCGGGCCAGAAGGGCTCGCGGCGGCGCCGGATCGTCAGCTCCATGACCTCGCTGCAGGGCTACCTCGACGGACTGGGCCACGATCTGTACACGTTCCTGGGCACCCTGCCGGCGGTGCACATCCTCGGCGTGACCGGGGAGGCCGCGGCGGACGCGACCGACAACCGCCTGCCGCGCATCTCTTTCGCGGTCCGCGGCGTGCCCGCGGAGACGGTGCACCAGCGCCTCTTCGACAACGGGCTGGTGACCACCTTGTCCCCGCGCACCCCGCTTCTGACCAACATGGGCGTCGACGAGATCGGCGGCGCGGTCACCGTGGCGCTCGGCCCGTTCAACACGTCCGCCGACGTGGAGCACTTAACCCGGGTGCTCGCCTCGCTGGCGTAAACGCTTTTCGTTTAGACCTCGAGGACGACCTTGCCGGTGGAGTCGCCGGAGTCCAAGTATTCGTGGGCGGCGGCGGCATCGGCAAGCGGGAACGTCTTGGTCAGGGAATGGGTGATCTTTCCTTCCTCGATAAGCGGCCACACGTGCTCTTCGGTGGAGCGGCAGATGGCCGCCTTCATCTCCGTTGGCCGGGCGCGCAGCGTGGTGGCGTGGACGGATAGTCGGCGCGGCATCATCCGGCCCAGTGACAGCGTGCCCTTGGGCCCGCCCTGCACGGCGATGACCACGAGCTGGCCGTCGGTGGCCAGGCACTTGATGTTGTCCTCCAGGTAGGGCCCGCCCACCACGTCGAGGATCACGTTGCACGAGCCCTTGAGCTTGTCGACGAAGCTGTCTTCCTTGTAGTTGATGGCGATGTCGGCGCCCAAGTTCTTGCAGTACTCGAGCTTTTCTGCCGAGCCGGCCGTCACGGCCACCTCCGCGCCGAGCGCCTTGCACAGCTGGATGGCAAAGGAACCGATGCCGCCGGAGCCGCCGTGGATAAGCACGCGGTCGCCCTCCTTGACTCCTGCGACCATCCCCAGGTTGGACCACACGGTGGTGGCGACCTCCACCACCGCGGCGGTCTCGGTGAGGCTCAGCTCCTTCGGGATGGGCATAAGCTGGCCTTCGGGCACGGCGACGTACTCGGCGTAGCCACCGCCGGCCAGCAGGCAGGCGACCTCTTCGCCGACTTCACGGTCGGTGTCGCCGGCATCGGCAATCGTGCCGGTGCACTCCAGGCCGATGATCTCGGAGGCGCCCTTCGGCGGCGGGTAGTTGCCCTGTGCTTGCACGAGGTCGGCGCGGTTCACGCCGGCGGCGGCGACTTTGACCAAGACCTCGCCGGATTGAAGTTTCGGCGTCTCGGTTTCTCGCAGCTCCAGGGAGCGGGGATCGTCGGTATTCGTCTGCTGGATTGCCTTCATGCCCTTCCACAGTAAACGCGCAAAACCCATTTCGGCTACGCGCGGGTGGTCGGGTACGCTGTTCACGTCTCGCCATTCGGCGAGGACACGGGAGACGTGGCAGAGCGGCCGAATGCACCGGTCTTGAAAACCGGCGTGGGGCAACCCACCGAGGGTTCAAATCCCTCCGTCTCCGCCAGCTACCTGTTGTACGGCGTGCCCGTCCAGCTAAATGGACGGCTCACTAGCTGCTCACCTAGCTCGTAGCGTTCCAGCTCGCGGGTGGAATCATCGCCGGTGAACCTCATGCCGTCGTCCGTTGTCTCCCAGTGCAATTCCACAGTCTCCACGGGCTCTTCGTCCCATCCGGGACCGGCATTCGTTTCGTCGTTGGTCATGGGCTCCGATAGCTCAAGGGTGATGTGATCACCGTCGACGGTGTAGAAGCCGTACTGCAGGTCGCCGTTGACGCGGCGGAGGGAGAACATGTGCTCTTGGTCGGGGCCTGCGTCCATGTTGCCTAAGGCGAGGTAGTGCCAGCGGGTGTCATCGGCAAGCGAGTCTGCGGGTTGGTCGCTGTCCTGGGTGACCTCGTAGACGCCAGC is a genomic window of Corynebacterium massiliense DSM 45435 containing:
- a CDS encoding IS1096 element passenger TnpR family protein, with the protein product MSDLANVTDLDAARSGDRVDETMTLSRMPLTVLVQVSNVRADGEVHRHVGVNDAMTFEELHRVIQVCFDLREKDVPWHFFEVEDGARSERIDPQRQVSEILWDEGSAVEFLWGLWEFSVTVTEIYPRDGGSPQALCIGGSSAFPGSEFDLTTINSELTGQDAIDEALKLAKDPVYSVIERSMLFDFVPLVQALDLAREVELDAKEKRVIATLPLEGNDKERDAFWSTVLALTCLSGKELTEEIMETTMNALGWRQESGEPYSAEQIRALCAASLEELSKIGGVGKNARPPLYRLEIFREILGRHEP
- a CDS encoding GtrA family protein; protein product: MKKQLGRFVAVGVFTALIDAGLTFFLTYLGLHRSAAKAIGWVFGTLAAYLLNARWTFDSKVSGKTAAAVGALYASTFAVQNFLYWATNQPLINLGFEGLTKDIISFVIAQGVATITNFAIQRALIFKDR
- a CDS encoding GtrA family protein, whose amino-acid sequence is MAETAKEKTTKDKAASFSKSNSLKAQSTKFLITGGIAAVIDLALTWVFQIALGMFGDVGSRTIGFAVGTFTAYLLNRRWTFNAQPSLARFAAVATTYGLTYLVNILMYRWGYHFLDGSLGWDKNIALAVAFLVAQGAATAINFLVQRWIIFRKKRPRYVQNTDPS
- a CDS encoding alkaline phosphatase D family protein, which encodes MCISRRSLLKSAGVLGASSLVVPSVARAQSVQSANLSSTSSNLFGGLLPARPQITHGVATGDVSTDGALVWTRADRPAHMIVEAATNPDFAGSRTFKSPNPLTPDTDGTGRLRLVGMEPGQQVHYRVHLEDIDTGLASEPVVGTFKTVPNQASDIRLHWSGDVVGQGWGINPDIGGMTGWSTMADRQPDLFIHSGDTCYADGPVEESVTLDDGRVWHNLTHPAKDKVAETLDEYRGQYQYNLLDENYRRFNSEVAQIIQWDDHETVNNWYPGEILDLDEYTEKDVDTLAARGYQAFHEWQPLDEKLAVDGRVYRRLPYGPLLEIFVLDMRTYKSDNRTASDMGDNGSQILGAEQKQWLIDAVNNSTATWKIIANDLPLGIVVPDGDDKEGPANGQPGAPGARETEIAEVLRGIKDVPNVVWLTADVHYTAAHHYSPDRASFQDFSPFWEFVSGPLNAGAFGPNDMDDTFGPEVVYVHAPGKDNANSCPFDEYQHFGEVDIDGATKEMTVRLMNTKGTELYTQTLTPSERG
- a CDS encoding glycosyltransferase, which codes for MDFLRASGKTAAVIVTHKRADLLQRSLHQVVHQTHPVDWVIVVDNGAESVVRDMVADYAGDRAVYVPSQTNLGGAGGFALGFLTALAKGADAIWCADDDGCPADHGVLEELYRVAEKHQLAEVSPAVCNIDDPGRLAFPLRQGLTWHRHLSDLEGDFLPGIASLFNGALISARAMEIIGVPDYRLFIRGDEVEYHRRLANSGLPFGTALTCSYLHPDGSDEFKPILGGKMHTQFPDGEFKRFFTYRNRGYLLGQRGMRKLLPQEYARFGWFFLVQRRDPKGFFNWLKLHRRGRREDFRRP
- a CDS encoding ABC transporter ATP-binding protein; translation: MVSIDTYNACVDFPIFDAKSRSLKKAMLSTAGGAIGKNADNTVVVEALKDINLHLREGDRVGLVGHNGAGKSTLLRLLSNIYEPTRGSADIRGRVAPVFDLGVGMDPEVSGYDNIIIRGLFLGQTIKQMKSKMDDIAEFSELGDYLGMPLRTYSTGMRVRLALGVVTSIEPEILLLDEGIGAVDAAFMAKARKRLQELVKRSGILVFASHSNDFLAQLCDTALWIDHGKIAKAGEVADVVTAYEGEEVGEYVRDLRRRFEQEDNAG
- a CDS encoding ABC transporter permease, whose translation is MTHVPEADHAPASRSMSFSAALGDLVQGAKQRELWFMLGLQDIKQRYRRSVLGPLWITIATGVMAAALGLLYSMLFQIPVAKFLPHVTVGLIMWNFISGAIKEGSTIFIDNEGLIKQLPAPLSVHVYRLVWRQTLFLAHNLVIWLALIIIFPRALGWEFFLFIPGLFLLLVNGVWVAMFFGIIATRFRDVAPLLEALVQLLFYVTPIVWMTDTLHEQGGAVSQRARIAELNPLYHYLEVVRSPMIGEPVAAYHWLIVIACTLVGLFIALLVMKRWRFRVSYWV
- a CDS encoding aminotransferase class V-fold PLP-dependent enzyme; this translates as MPARYDAARVRGLYTGLSDGWTYLNAHDTPQLAERVAAGVARSFRMSTAVASFDVPTGTHSARPEAGRLEGHNLVDSARIAVADLVGASADRVVLGPSLPALYQALAQVISPLLRSNSSVVLSRLDPPVLARAFRGIDAEVRWAEPDLGTGELPAYQFAELVDGSTRLVSLSASHELLGTVAPAEEIFDIVHEKSRAWTLLDVSSLAPYRPIDADELDADILGIDLAELGGPQVAALIFRDTKMFRRIDALSPERENSGAGQLETPVSAGLAGGVGPLADHLADLVAGQKGSRRRRIVSSMTSLQGYLDGLGHDLYTFLGTLPAVHILGVTGEAAADATDNRLPRISFAVRGVPAETVHQRLFDNGLVTTLSPRTPLLTNMGVDEIGGAVTVALGPFNTSADVEHLTRVLASLA
- a CDS encoding NAD(P)H-quinone oxidoreductase, whose translation is MKAIQQTNTDDPRSLELRETETPKLQSGEVLVKVAAAGVNRADLVQAQGNYPPPKGASEIIGLECTGTIADAGDTDREVGEEVACLLAGGGYAEYVAVPEGQLMPIPKELSLTETAAVVEVATTVWSNLGMVAGVKEGDRVLIHGGSGGIGSFAIQLCKALGAEVAVTAGSAEKLEYCKNLGADIAINYKEDSFVDKLKGSCNVILDVVGGPYLEDNIKCLATDGQLVVIAVQGGPKGTLSLGRMMPRRLSVHATTLRARPTEMKAAICRSTEEHVWPLIEEGKITHSLTKTFPLADAAAAHEYLDSGDSTGKVVLEV